A region of Necator americanus strain Aroian chromosome I, whole genome shotgun sequence DNA encodes the following proteins:
- a CDS encoding hypothetical protein (NECATOR_CHRI.G1017.T1) encodes MKIVLTIIVMVGVGFCHHRGRNCVGKCWNHMKPPPPPPPPPPYLRGLDQQARDEYSAIITNNAMTIAEKNQKIEKWAEKHRILDEVHRFNNHTERMKVEMKRNVARLIMELPQAMYKHSLIMENVHQTTLERHYAIQKLDAEDPQLYRVLKFIIKQFMPRHEENGGVATVAPYFPKNTNGIQGNLWLTKDGFKHLVGYT; translated from the exons ATGAAAATAGTTCTCACCATAATTGTCATGGTTGGCGTTGGGTTTTGCCATCACCGAGGACGCAACTGCGTTGGAAAATGTTGGAACCACATgaaaccaccaccaccaccacctccacctccACCGTATCTACGTGGTTTGGACCAACAGGCTCGGGATGAGTACTCTGCGATTATAACCAATAATGCAATGACCATCGccgagaaaaatcaaaaaattgagaagtGGGCGGAGAAACATAGAATTCTG GATGAAGTACACCGATTTAATAACCATACCGAGAGGATGAAAGTTGAGATGAAGAGAAACGTCGCGAGACTTATCATGGAACTGCCACAGGCTATGTACAAGCATTCCCTTATTATGGAAAACGTGCATCAAACCACACTCGAGAGGCACTATGCTATACAAAAACTTGATGCAGAAGACCCACAG CTTTATCGGGTTTTGAAGTTCATCATTAAACAGTTCATGCCTCGCCATGAAGAAAATGGTGGAGTTGCTACAGTAGCACcatattttcccaaaaatacCAATGGAATCCAGGGAAATCTAT GGTTGACCAAAGATGGATTTAAACATCTGGTTGGATACACATAG
- a CDS encoding hypothetical protein (NECATOR_CHRI.G1017.T2), with the protein MKIVLTIIVMVGVGFCHHRGRNCVGKCWNHMKPPPPPPPPPPYLRGLDQQARDEYSAIITNNAMTIAEKNQKIEKWAEKHRILDEVHRFNNHTERMKVEMKRNVARLIMELPQAMYKHSLIMENVHQTTLERHYAIQKLDAEDPQVGFLTFTL; encoded by the exons ATGAAAATAGTTCTCACCATAATTGTCATGGTTGGCGTTGGGTTTTGCCATCACCGAGGACGCAACTGCGTTGGAAAATGTTGGAACCACATgaaaccaccaccaccaccacctccacctccACCGTATCTACGTGGTTTGGACCAACAGGCTCGGGATGAGTACTCTGCGATTATAACCAATAATGCAATGACCATCGccgagaaaaatcaaaaaattgagaagtGGGCGGAGAAACATAGAATTCTG GATGAAGTACACCGATTTAATAACCATACCGAGAGGATGAAAGTTGAGATGAAGAGAAACGTCGCGAGACTTATCATGGAACTGCCACAGGCTATGTACAAGCATTCCCTTATTATGGAAAACGTGCATCAAACCACACTCGAGAGGCACTATGCTATACAAAAACTTGATGCAGAAGACCCACAGGTTGGTTTTTTGACGTTCACTCTATAG
- a CDS encoding hypothetical protein (NECATOR_CHRI.G1016.T2), translated as MRFSRIATCQTRLRGPCEDNENFLSHWIHMSIAKAILDTKFIHRSSVKKKDVTYLDFSKETTHAWVTLDFGRQTDAIPLPSFASYGFITMWTETIFTAGNYVHLNAARTLLCEVKRGDPREESLLLSGYRILSVLPRWVEFANAGYVGISNAFPVTFAHVNLYKYGPMLRSHLSFECSYLLIRLRCGTDFFPQLRGKIRPEQVTGYFWMALKLFSL; from the exons ATGCGATTCTCACGCATAGCTACGTGTCAAACAAGATTGAGAGGTCCATGTGAAGACAACGAG AACTTTTTGAGCCACTGGATCCACATGTCTATCGCAAAAGCCATTCTTGACACCAAATTCATTCATCGAAGCAGCGTCAAGAAGAAGGACGTGACTTATCTTGACTTTTCAAAGGAAACCACaca TGCTTGGGTTACGTTGGATTTCGGCAGACAGACAGATGCAATACCTCTACCGTCATTTGCTAGCTATGGATTCATAACCATGTG GACTGAAACTATATTCACTGCCGGGAACTATGTTCACCtgaatgcggcgcgtacactgCTG TGTGAAGTTAAACGAGGCGATCCGAGAGAGGAATCGTTGCTGCTCTCAGGCTACAGAATCTTGTCTGTTCTACCCCGATGGGTTGAGTTCGCCAATGCTGGATACGTTGGTATTTCCAATGCATTTCCAGTGACATTCG CACATGTCAATCTATATAAATATGGTCCCATGCTACGTTCGCATCTGTCGTTCGAGTGCTCGTATCTGCTGATTCGACTGAGATGTGgcactgatttttttccacagctACGAGGAAAAATTAGACCGGAACAGGTGACTGGATATTTTTGGATGGCTCTGAAATTATTTTCGCTTTAG